In Paenarthrobacter sp. GOM3, a single window of DNA contains:
- the prcB gene encoding proteasome subunit beta — protein sequence MQDPSTGPLANQATSSFTEHLQRSRPELLPFNQLLPAGTVPSSPHATTIVALTYAGGVLMAGDRRATMGNVIASRHIEKVFPADEYSVLGIAGTAGLAIDITRLFQVELEHYEKIEGTLLSLVGKANRLGAMIRGNLPMAMQGMAVIPLFAGFDHSSGIGRLFSYDVTGGRYEEQEHHSVGSGSVFARGALKKLWKPNLSEEAAVAVAVEALYDAADDDSATGGPDPVRQLWPVVYTVNRAGHRRVPERDLAAIAGAIVESRAIAGREA from the coding sequence ATGCAGGACCCATCAACCGGCCCCCTGGCCAACCAGGCAACGTCTTCCTTTACGGAGCATCTCCAACGATCCCGTCCCGAGCTCCTGCCGTTCAATCAGTTGTTACCCGCCGGCACCGTGCCGTCGTCCCCGCATGCCACCACAATCGTCGCTTTGACCTATGCCGGCGGGGTGCTGATGGCGGGTGACCGTCGGGCAACCATGGGCAACGTCATTGCCAGCAGGCACATCGAGAAGGTGTTCCCTGCGGATGAGTACTCCGTGCTGGGTATCGCCGGGACAGCCGGCCTGGCCATCGACATCACGCGCCTGTTCCAGGTTGAACTGGAACACTACGAGAAAATTGAGGGCACGCTCCTCAGCCTCGTGGGCAAAGCGAACCGCCTGGGTGCCATGATCCGTGGCAACCTGCCCATGGCGATGCAGGGGATGGCCGTCATCCCACTTTTCGCGGGGTTCGACCATTCATCGGGCATAGGCCGTTTGTTCTCCTACGACGTCACGGGTGGCCGCTATGAAGAGCAGGAACACCACTCCGTGGGTTCCGGATCGGTGTTCGCCCGCGGCGCCCTGAAGAAGCTCTGGAAACCGAACCTCTCGGAGGAGGCCGCCGTCGCCGTTGCTGTCGAGGCCCTCTACGACGCCGCCGACGACGACTCCGCCACAGGTGGACCGGACCCTGTCCGGCAACTCTGGCCGGTGGTGTACACGGTTAATCGCGCTGGCCACCGACGGGTTCCCGAAAGGGACCTGGCGGCCATAGCAGGGGCCATTG